A segment of the Campylobacter vulpis genome:
GGGGGGGGGGGGGGTATGTGCTTGACATTACAGAATTTAAGCTAAAATAAGAAAAAATTTGAAAGGCAAACTAATGAAAGCATTTTTACACATCGGCACGACAAATTCGGGCAATCAAGAAAAACAAGGCTTTTTAATGCAAAATGAAGCCAAGCTTTTAGAAAAGGGCTTTATCTATCCTAAAAGCTTACGCGTGGCAAATCGCCACTGGGCTTTGGTGGATATGGTTTTAGAACTTGTAGAAAAACCAAATTTAAGCACAAATGTTTTAGAAGACTTAGAAAATGAAAGATTGCTTAGGGCTTTAGAGAATTTTAAAGAAGAAATTAAAGAGCATAGGGATAAAACTTTCATCTTTTCAGCTGAGGGTATAGTGTGGGACTTTCCAACGCGTCGCCACATAGAAATTTTAGAAAATATTATGCGAAATTTGGGCTTTGATGAAGTGAAAATCATCGTGTATTTTAGAAATACTTTGGATTATTTAAATTCACATTGTTCGCAAGATTATAAGAATAATATGGGCTTTTATTCGGGCGATTTTACCCCAGATAAGCACCCAAGAAAGCACATTTTTGATTACGCGCAAATCGTAAAAGACCACGAAGCAGTGTGGGGGGAGGAGAATATCATCGTGCGTCTTTTAAGGCAGGATTATGTAGGAGGGACTATGCTTAAGGACTTTACACATCATTTAGGCATAGAATGGGACGAGGAATTTTCACTCAAACAACATAAAAATGAAAGCTTTAATCTCCTTGGCATAGAGCTACAATCAAGACTTAACAAAAAGGATTTAGGCGGGAATTTTAATTCGCTGCTTTATATCTCAAGGAAGCATTTTGAGGGCGTGAAAGAAGATAGACTCAAATTTAGGGTGCAAAAAGATTTAGCAAAGGCTTATGTGGATTATTATGCGTCGTCTTTAGAGTGGGTGAGAGCGAAGTATTTTCCGCATAAAACGCATTTATTTGAGCCTGTTAATTGGGACGCATATAAAGAGAATTTTCATTTAGAAAAAGTAACACAAGAAGACTGGGATAAGGTGGTCGATTTTTTCACAGAGCTTTTGCAGTCTAAAAATGCGGTTATTAAAGCTCTTAAAGAGCAAAATTTAAAGGCTTAAAGCCCCCCCCCCCTGCCACTTTGGGAGGGGTTTAAAAAGCACTTTCTAGCATTTTTTTGATACTTGCGAAATTTTCAAAATTTTCTGCGTTGATAAATTCCGCCTTTAAAGCTTTGCCATAGTGCTTTTCAATCTCCGCCACCAAAGCCATAATGTCAATACTATCAATCACATCATCACTGACGAGATTATCCATATTTTCATCGATGTCTGTTCGTTCTATATTGATGAAAAACTGCTTGATTTGTTCCATTTTTACTCCTTTTAAATGAAAGGGGTATTATAGCAAAAAATACAAATCTTAATGCTCTTTAGGTTTAGAAAGTGCAAATTTACATTTTATATTATTGACCCTATCTTGGTCGCTGTCGCCTTTGAAAAAGGAGGCGTTTTTATGTTTGCTAGTTAGGGCGAAGTAAATGGCGACATTTTGCTTTAAAAAAGGTTCATAATATACAGGCAAAAGCTCATCATCACTTGGCAGGGAGAAGCCCATTTTTAAAAAATACTCTTTTTTGGGAACATAGCAAAGCAAACTCACAAACTCACAACGCCTTTTTTGCAAAAATTCCACAAATGCCTCGCGTAAATTTCCGCTTACATTTCCCCAAAAATCCACAATCAACACAGCCTTAGCTTTTTCAGCTCGCACAATTCTTATAAAAAATACCGCTTTTAAAACCCCCTCTTTAAAAACACCCAAAGCCTCATATTTATAAAATGGGTGTTTTAAATATCGATTGATAAAATAAGTCTTGCTTTTTTGCGGAGTGAAGTGGCATTTAAGTGTGGAGTTTTTAAATTCTTTAAGGCTAAGTTTTTTAAGATTAAGTTTTAAATTTGGCTTTTTGGCTGGGGGATTTTGCTTAAAAACGGCAAGTTTGAAAGCTTTTTTATTATCATTTTTAATGTAAAAATGATAAAGCTTATCCATTTTGTCATAAAAAAGTTTAGAAAATTTAATAGAATCTCCAGAAAGTCCCGCCGTTGAAGTATTTTGAATTTTCAAAAGCTCAAATAAATGACGATAAAGCTTTAGTCCTAGTGAAGCATAGGCTTTTTTAGCACTCCAAAGTGAGGTCCAAATCCACTCATCTTTCAATTTTTTATCATATTGACTAAGCAGAGTAAAGCCTAAAATTCCATCAAATTCTTTAGTTTGTGTATTATAAGCGATGAGGACATTATAGCGGGAGTGTTTGCGGTCTAAATATTGAAAATCAAGCACTTTGCGTGATTTTACAAAGATATGCTCCGCCCTCCACTCCTTAGCAATGTAGCTTTGTAAAAGTGCCACTTCATCAAGGCGGCAAAATCTTAACTCGTGCATTATCCCATACTCGCTTTTCCAAATTTAAAGGCATTACAATCATAACGGCTTAAGGTGAGAGGATTGAGCTTTAAATCCTCTTCATCGATGTCTTTTTTATATTCATCTAAGCTTACAAAGGCAAAATCAACTCCCAAATTTTGCAAAATAGTCCTTGAATTTCTACTAAATTCCCCATAAGGATAGCAAAAAGTGCGAATGGCAGGGTTTAAAAAACTCAAAATTTCAAAAGATTTTTGCACTTCTTTTGCTTCCTCTTTTGCATTGAGATTTAAGAAATTAATATGAGCGTGAGCGTGGCTACCGATAAGCATTTGATTTGCACTCATTATTTTAAGCTCTTCGTGGTTAAGATAATAATTTTCATAAATTTGTGCCTCACTTAAGCCACATTTTTTAATGAGGGCGGATAAAACCTCTTCTTTAAATTCTTCTTTGAGATTATAATTTAATAAAAGCTTAAAATTCTTCACGCTCTCTTCATCATCAAGTAAATCATAATAATCTTCGAACAAATAGGCGTTTTCACTTTCGCACATATGAGGTTCGACAAGCTTTAGGGCTAAATCAAGGAGCTTACCCCCCCCCCCCCCGTGTCCTA
Coding sequences within it:
- a CDS encoding acyl carrier protein translates to MKAFLHIGTTNSGNQEKQGFLMQNEAKLLEKGFIYPKSLRVANRHWALVDMVLELVEKPNLSTNVLEDLENERLLRALENFKEEIKEHRDKTFIFSAEGIVWDFPTRRHIEILENIMRNLGFDEVKIIVYFRNTLDYLNSHCSQDYKNNMGFYSGDFTPDKHPRKHIFDYAQIVKDHEAVWGEENIIVRLLRQDYVGGTMLKDFTHHLGIEWDEEFSLKQHKNESFNLLGIELQSRLNKKDLGGNFNSLLYISRKHFEGVKEDRLKFRVQKDLAKAYVDYYASSLEWVRAKYFPHKTHLFEPVNWDAYKENFHLEKVTQEDWDKVVDFFTELLQSKNAVIKALKEQNLKA
- a CDS encoding acyl carrier protein; translation: MEQIKQFFINIERTDIDENMDNLVSDDVIDSIDIMALVAEIEKHYGKALKAEFINAENFENFASIKKMLESAF
- a CDS encoding polysaccharide deacetylase family protein, whose translation is MKIVMYHYVRESVKNLPFFRYLSFSNFKKQLDFFEANFGLVSFEEFCRLKTEPDFISCLKNKILLSFDDGLKEHFSLVYPELLKRKALGIFFMPTAVLEEEKALCVHKIHYLLGHGGGGGKLLDLALKLVEPHMCESENAYLFEDYYDLLDDEESVKNFKLLLNYNLKEEFKEEVLSALIKKCGLSEAQIYENYYLNHEELKIMSANQMLIGSHAHAHINFLNLNAKEEAKEVQKSFEILSFLNPAIRTFCYPYGEFSRNSRTILQNLGVDFAFVSLDEYKKDIDEEDLKLNPLTLSRYDCNAFKFGKASMG